A genomic segment from Mesotoga sp. UBA6090 encodes:
- a CDS encoding CoA transferase subunit A: MRVVGIDEAVSAVDDNSSVMIGGFLGCGSPDNIIQGIVERKTRGLTVIANDTSFPDRGVGKLIVGKCAAKVIVSHIGTNPETQRQMIEGELEVELVPQGTLAERIRAGGVGLGGILTPTGVGTVVQEGKRIIAIDGKDYLMELPLRAEFALVKAKKADYFGNLVFSLTARNFNPLIVLACNTVIVEVEEIVPVGSLSPDEIHIPGVLVDYVSVGSVVRWTQKN; encoded by the coding sequence TTGAGAGTGGTAGGAATTGATGAGGCCGTGTCAGCGGTAGATGATAACTCTTCTGTAATGATAGGAGGATTTTTGGGCTGTGGTTCTCCAGACAACATCATTCAAGGGATCGTAGAAAGGAAAACTCGGGGTTTGACTGTAATAGCTAACGACACTTCCTTTCCAGACAGAGGGGTAGGAAAGTTAATTGTCGGCAAGTGTGCAGCAAAAGTGATTGTTTCCCATATCGGTACAAATCCGGAGACGCAACGCCAGATGATTGAGGGAGAACTGGAAGTGGAGCTTGTTCCTCAGGGCACTCTAGCGGAGAGAATAAGGGCCGGGGGCGTTGGTCTGGGAGGAATACTGACACCAACTGGTGTTGGAACTGTGGTTCAAGAAGGAAAGAGAATTATCGCAATAGATGGAAAAGATTATCTAATGGAACTACCGCTCAGAGCAGAGTTTGCACTTGTGAAAGCGAAGAAGGCCGATTACTTTGGCAATCTGGTCTTCTCTTTGACTGCAAGGAACTTCAATCCATTAATCGTTCTTGCGTGTAACACAGTGATCGTGGAAGTGGAAGAGATTGTGCCTGTGGGCTCACTGTCTCCAGATGAGATTCATATTCCTGGTGTTCTCGTTGATTATGTTTCAGTAGGGAGTGTCGTCAGATGGACGCAAAAGAACTGA
- a CDS encoding MATE family efflux transporter: MAYSLLKSYLNVEEAKEIRKSLLVMALPAIGENVLQMLLGISDTAFLGHYDWRIMTAVGTANQVVFIFQAVLVAISTGSMVLISNSYGAGNRQRVNLIAWHAIYLSVLTGLVLSFGSLFSENLLSLLFPSSDSFMQLNGSNYLRIIMAGFPAMSIMIVLGATLRGAGDTRSPLIAALAANGLNVFLDYAMIFGKFGFPEMGAVGAAFATVISRVAGSIIIIILLFRNGRISISKKPQRFSKWLIKEIFVLGLPASVENFGFSFGVLVFANILFIAGPQVYAAHRIGIQVESLSFMPAWGMGVAVTALVGIYNGGKKRRLSIGVVRQGWFIALGISSIIGMAITLFPDLFVSIFTNEATLIEEGRLPVRIIGLFQVVMGTDYAVTGGLRGIGDTAFPMKASLVAMWLIRLPLGYVLVRYLDLGLFGAWIGMMADMAFRTTLKFIRFYSGKWESTADSIQARSN; the protein is encoded by the coding sequence ATGGCTTACAGTCTTCTAAAGTCCTATCTCAATGTAGAAGAAGCCAAGGAGATCAGAAAGTCACTTCTTGTGATGGCACTTCCCGCCATAGGCGAAAACGTCCTGCAAATGCTGCTAGGAATCTCAGACACCGCTTTTCTTGGTCATTATGACTGGAGAATAATGACAGCAGTAGGTACTGCCAATCAAGTAGTTTTCATTTTTCAGGCAGTTCTAGTAGCTATTTCGACAGGGTCGATGGTCTTGATTTCGAATAGCTATGGAGCTGGTAATCGTCAGAGGGTAAATCTCATAGCCTGGCACGCAATCTATCTGAGCGTGCTCACCGGTCTTGTTCTTTCGTTTGGCTCTCTCTTTTCTGAGAACCTTCTTTCGCTGCTCTTTCCCTCCAGCGATTCCTTTATGCAGTTGAACGGGAGCAACTATCTTAGAATTATCATGGCCGGTTTTCCAGCAATGAGCATAATGATTGTGCTCGGGGCCACGCTGAGAGGAGCCGGCGATACTAGATCACCGCTTATTGCCGCTCTGGCCGCAAACGGATTGAACGTCTTTCTTGATTATGCGATGATCTTTGGCAAATTCGGTTTCCCTGAGATGGGTGCCGTTGGAGCGGCGTTCGCAACAGTTATATCTAGAGTCGCCGGATCTATAATCATAATAATCCTGTTGTTTCGAAACGGAAGGATATCAATTTCGAAAAAGCCACAGAGATTCTCAAAATGGCTGATCAAAGAGATTTTCGTTCTCGGTTTGCCAGCTTCAGTCGAAAACTTTGGATTCTCCTTCGGAGTTCTGGTTTTTGCGAATATCCTCTTCATTGCCGGTCCCCAGGTATACGCGGCTCACAGAATAGGAATTCAAGTAGAGTCACTTTCTTTCATGCCAGCTTGGGGAATGGGGGTGGCCGTTACCGCGCTTGTCGGAATATACAATGGGGGAAAGAAGAGGAGGTTGTCTATTGGTGTGGTAAGGCAGGGGTGGTTCATTGCCCTCGGAATTTCATCAATAATTGGGATGGCCATTACCCTTTTTCCAGATCTTTTCGTATCAATTTTCACAAATGAAGCGACGCTAATTGAAGAAGGAAGGCTTCCCGTAAGAATAATCGGCTTGTTCCAAGTGGTCATGGGCACTGATTATGCGGTGACCGGTGGACTGAGAGGAATAGGTGATACAGCCTTCCCTATGAAAGCATCCCTGGTGGCGATGTGGCTTATTCGGCTCCCTTTGGGCTACGTACTCGTCAGGTATTTGGACCTAGGGCTATTTGGCGCATGGATTGGGATGATGGCTGACATGGCGTTTAGAACAACACTTAAATTCATCAGATTCTACTCGGGCAAATGGGAGAGTACTGCAGATTCGATTCAGGCAAGATCAAACTGA
- a CDS encoding Nif3-like dinuclear metal center hexameric protein gives MKPIELERFLNSVLEPEKFDDYCHNGIQIEGDRDIKRIVTGVSFNEAFVEKAILGGADAILVHHGIFGKDFFRLTGHLRRRVDKVLRSGITLLAYHLPLDSNIPYGNNYAISEKLGLQDLERFDVGLIGKLSEETSVHEFRKLLSLLFPDQVIGCYKNTDLIRRICIISGGSSSSLNKLEGIVDTFISGEVREPIREMSREIGINFFWVGHYASERFGVMNLGQLLKDKFSLEVEFIELYNEV, from the coding sequence ATGAAACCGATAGAACTTGAGAGGTTCTTGAACTCAGTTCTGGAACCCGAGAAGTTTGATGATTACTGTCACAATGGAATTCAGATTGAGGGAGATCGAGATATCAAGAGAATTGTAACTGGAGTGTCTTTCAACGAAGCCTTTGTTGAAAAGGCAATACTTGGAGGAGCAGATGCCATATTAGTTCACCACGGAATTTTCGGTAAAGATTTCTTCAGACTCACAGGTCACTTGAGAAGAAGAGTTGACAAAGTGCTTCGTTCAGGAATCACTCTTTTGGCTTATCACCTACCGCTTGATTCAAATATCCCTTACGGAAACAACTATGCGATATCGGAAAAACTCGGACTCCAGGATCTGGAAAGATTCGATGTTGGCCTCATTGGAAAACTGTCGGAAGAGACGTCTGTTCATGAGTTTCGGAAGCTTCTTTCACTTCTGTTTCCCGATCAAGTTATTGGTTGCTACAAGAACACTGATTTGATCAGGAGGATCTGCATAATATCGGGTGGCTCTTCATCTTCCCTGAACAAACTTGAAGGTATCGTCGACACCTTTATTTCTGGTGAAGTACGTGAGCCAATCCGAGAAATGTCAAGAGAAATCGGAATCAACTTCTTCTGGGTCGGGCATTATGCCAGTGAACGCTTCGGAGTAATGAATCTCGGACAGCTCTTGAAGGACAAGTTTTCACTTGAAGTGGAGTTCATTGAGCTTTACAATGAAGTCTAG
- a CDS encoding GNAT family N-acetyltransferase: MLKGRLVYLREYRKSDIALAHKYINDYEVRRMLVPGIPFPLRLEEEEKWYDSQSAFKDTYNFAVSKIEDDEYIGGCGINEVDWKNRVATVGIFLGRQFWNEGFGTDAMKTLLIFIFDQMNMNKAKLNVYSFNKRAIKSYSKCGFQIEGTLRQEIFRDGAFHEEIIMGILKTELQRDD; this comes from the coding sequence GTGCTCAAGGGTCGGCTAGTGTATCTTAGGGAATACCGGAAGAGCGATATTGCTCTTGCTCACAAGTACATAAACGATTACGAAGTTAGGCGGATGCTTGTTCCAGGGATTCCCTTTCCTCTCAGGCTGGAAGAGGAAGAGAAGTGGTATGATTCTCAGAGTGCCTTCAAGGATACATATAACTTCGCAGTTTCGAAGATTGAAGATGATGAATACATTGGAGGATGCGGCATCAACGAGGTTGACTGGAAGAATAGGGTGGCAACGGTCGGAATCTTTCTCGGAAGGCAGTTCTGGAACGAAGGATTTGGAACGGATGCAATGAAAACGCTTCTGATATTCATATTTGACCAGATGAATATGAACAAAGCGAAACTTAACGTCTACTCCTTCAACAAACGTGCAATCAAGTCGTATTCAAAATGTGGTTTTCAGATCGAGGGAACATTGAGACAAGAAATCTTCAGGGACGGGGCATTCCATGAAGAAATCATAATGGGGATTCTGAAAACTGAACTTCAAAGGGATGACTAG
- a CDS encoding sodium ion-translocating decarboxylase subunit beta yields MAALISGYLAQTGFATVSWENWVMFAIAGLLVYLAVAKDAEPLLLVPIAFGMVIANIPPEVTGVFAPGTGIMWILQQGLMLGIYPPLIFLGIGAVTDFSFVLANPKTLFLGAAAQIGIFITFLAANWMGFSISDAAAIAIIGGADGPTSIYVASILESQFLPIIAIASYSYIALIPVLQPPIMRLLTTRKERSITMGKKLRKVSKLERIVFPIVATIAISLIVPQALPLVGMLMLGNLLRENGRTKRLVEASGKYISDTVIILLCVSVGAKADGKIFLTLESIMILGLGCAAFILATASGILFAKLMNVFSTNKVNPLIGAAGVSAVPTAARVAQKVASEEDPTNFVLMHAMGPNISGVIGSAVAAGVFLSII; encoded by the coding sequence ATGGCAGCGTTGATCTCGGGATATCTAGCACAGACAGGATTCGCCACGGTAAGCTGGGAAAATTGGGTAATGTTTGCAATTGCAGGGCTTCTCGTCTATCTTGCAGTTGCAAAAGATGCTGAACCACTTCTTCTTGTGCCTATTGCGTTCGGAATGGTAATTGCGAATATTCCTCCAGAGGTCACTGGGGTTTTTGCTCCGGGAACGGGTATCATGTGGATCCTGCAACAGGGACTGATGCTAGGAATATATCCCCCTTTGATATTTCTCGGTATTGGTGCGGTTACTGACTTCTCTTTCGTCTTAGCTAATCCCAAGACACTGTTTTTGGGGGCTGCTGCACAGATAGGGATTTTCATCACCTTTCTGGCAGCGAACTGGATGGGATTTTCCATTTCAGATGCAGCGGCGATAGCCATTATTGGTGGAGCCGATGGACCTACTTCCATATACGTTGCCAGTATTTTGGAATCCCAGTTCCTTCCCATAATTGCCATAGCTTCGTATTCATATATTGCCTTGATCCCTGTTCTTCAACCGCCAATAATGAGACTTCTCACTACTCGCAAAGAACGCTCGATAACGATGGGAAAGAAGCTCAGGAAAGTTTCGAAGCTCGAAAGAATCGTCTTCCCGATTGTCGCAACTATCGCGATATCGCTAATCGTTCCCCAGGCACTTCCATTAGTTGGAATGTTGATGCTAGGAAATCTTCTAAGAGAGAACGGCAGAACGAAGCGCTTGGTTGAAGCTTCAGGAAAGTACATCTCCGATACTGTAATAATCTTGTTATGTGTATCTGTGGGTGCCAAGGCAGACGGGAAGATATTCCTTACGTTGGAGAGTATAATGATTTTGGGATTGGGTTGTGCTGCCTTCATTTTAGCAACTGCTTCGGGAATTCTATTCGCTAAGTTGATGAATGTGTTTTCCACGAATAAAGTGAATCCTTTGATAGGCGCTGCAGGTGTTTCGGCTGTCCCAACAGCCGCAAGGGTAGCGCAGAAAGTAGCTTCGGAGGAGGATCCGACAAACTTTGTTCTTATGCACGCTATGGGACCGAATATCTCGGGTGTAATCGGATCGGCAGTTGCTGCAGGGGTATTCCTTTCAATAATATGA
- a CDS encoding uracil-xanthine permease family protein: MSNEKSAYQEVNEQEDRSKGLGKGGLLVLGLQHAFTMFGATVLVPYLTGVPVNVALFTAGVGTLLFHLLTQWKVPVFLGSSFAYIAPINAVILYHANAAETFGSVPEAISAGFAITPDMIAYATGGILIAGLVQVGIAILIKVLGVSKFEKIFPPAVAGTIIAVIGLNLAPTAISMASSNWWIAIVSLSTAVIVRLYVKGFTRLIPVMCGIIVGYIVAAVTGNVSFEAVNQASWVGVPSFVLPKFSIYSLTVLVPVALAPTIEHFGDIFAVSAITGKKFYDDPGIHRTLAGDGIATAVAGFFGGPANTTYSENTGVLAITKVFNPVVMRIAAVFAVILSFVPKVGAVIQSIPTAVMGGIEILLFGMIAAVGMKTLIENRVKVDGKNLIVISVMLVVGIGGAAIGIGPVRFEGIGLAALVGLVLNGIFVLTKAPEE, translated from the coding sequence GTGAGCAATGAAAAATCGGCTTATCAGGAAGTGAATGAGCAGGAGGACAGGAGTAAGGGTCTGGGCAAAGGGGGACTTCTTGTACTTGGTCTGCAGCATGCGTTCACGATGTTTGGGGCAACGGTCCTTGTACCATACCTTACTGGTGTTCCAGTAAATGTAGCGTTGTTTACTGCAGGTGTAGGCACGCTTCTTTTCCATTTGCTAACACAGTGGAAAGTACCGGTGTTCCTTGGGTCAAGTTTTGCGTACATAGCTCCGATTAATGCCGTGATTCTTTATCACGCTAATGCGGCCGAGACTTTCGGTTCAGTACCGGAAGCAATTTCTGCAGGATTTGCGATTACTCCCGATATGATTGCCTATGCTACGGGAGGAATATTGATAGCGGGTCTTGTTCAGGTGGGAATCGCAATTCTAATTAAAGTGCTTGGGGTAAGCAAATTTGAGAAGATTTTCCCGCCGGCTGTCGCCGGAACAATAATTGCAGTGATAGGCTTGAATCTAGCCCCAACTGCGATAAGCATGGCGAGTTCCAACTGGTGGATTGCGATTGTCTCTCTGAGTACAGCGGTGATTGTCAGGCTTTACGTAAAGGGATTTACTAGGCTAATTCCCGTTATGTGTGGAATAATCGTGGGCTACATTGTGGCCGCAGTAACAGGGAATGTCTCATTCGAAGCGGTGAATCAGGCAAGCTGGGTCGGGGTTCCTTCCTTCGTGCTTCCGAAGTTCTCAATTTACTCGCTAACGGTTCTTGTTCCTGTAGCTCTAGCACCAACGATTGAACATTTCGGAGACATCTTCGCAGTATCGGCAATCACTGGAAAAAAATTCTATGATGATCCGGGCATACACAGGACGCTGGCTGGAGATGGAATCGCCACTGCTGTTGCCGGCTTCTTTGGAGGTCCCGCTAACACAACTTACAGTGAAAATACCGGTGTTCTTGCAATTACGAAGGTTTTCAATCCAGTAGTAATGAGGATAGCCGCGGTATTTGCAGTGATACTCTCGTTTGTGCCAAAGGTTGGGGCAGTGATTCAGTCAATTCCCACTGCAGTAATGGGTGGAATCGAAATATTGCTGTTTGGAATGATTGCTGCCGTTGGAATGAAGACACTTATAGAAAACAGGGTGAAAGTTGATGGTAAAAACCTTATAGTGATATCGGTAATGCTTGTAGTTGGCATAGGTGGCGCAGCTATAGGAATTGGTCCAGTGAGATTCGAAGGTATAGGACTTGCTGCACTCGTAGGGTTAGTCCTAAATGGAATATTTGTGCTGACAAAGGCTCCTGAAGAATAG
- a CDS encoding 4Fe-4S dicluster domain-containing protein: MAVRKQYQVNINHTLCKKCGICYWICPTKTITKGELGRPQIIDQKTCIGCLMCENACPDFAIDVHELEAVKEDA, from the coding sequence ATGGCTGTAAGGAAGCAGTATCAAGTAAATATCAATCACACTCTGTGTAAAAAGTGCGGTATATGCTATTGGATATGTCCCACGAAGACGATCACCAAGGGAGAACTGGGCAGGCCACAGATAATTGATCAGAAGACCTGTATAGGTTGCCTCATGTGCGAAAACGCTTGTCCGGATTTTGCGATCGATGTTCATGAACTAGAGGCGGTGAAAGAAGATGCGTGA
- a CDS encoding ferritin-like domain-containing protein codes for MLTVSDMLGIALKIEGAGYSYYEKLGERTSGEVKTFFLRLAEQEREHADIFRELLKDVGNASTTQDWNDNVGYLKSYAEISIFPRIESSEVPQNLNKAISSAMEVEKDSIIFYSDLSSVIPDSNELKKIIEEERRHLHDLVKLYGSL; via the coding sequence ATGCTTACAGTAAGCGATATGTTAGGTATAGCCTTAAAGATCGAAGGCGCGGGTTACTCATATTACGAGAAGCTCGGTGAAAGAACTTCTGGAGAAGTCAAGACTTTTTTCCTCAGGCTAGCTGAGCAGGAAAGAGAGCACGCAGACATATTCAGAGAACTCCTCAAGGATGTGGGAAACGCTTCAACAACCCAGGACTGGAACGACAATGTCGGTTATCTCAAATCTTATGCCGAAATATCAATATTTCCCCGGATCGAATCTTCCGAGGTTCCACAGAATTTGAACAAAGCGATTAGTAGCGCAATGGAAGTGGAGAAGGACAGCATAATATTCTATTCTGATCTTTCTTCCGTGATTCCTGACAGCAATGAACTCAAGAAGATAATCGAAGAAGAGCGCAGACATCTTCACGATCTCGTTAAGCTTTATGGCTCTTTGTAG
- a CDS encoding stage V sporulation protein S encodes MEILKVSSKSNPNKVAGAIAGVISKNEQVELQAIGAGAVNQAVKAVAIASRFLREQGTRVYMVPGFVEIQIGEEMRTGITIKIVSEKDEIK; translated from the coding sequence ATGGAAATCCTGAAGGTCAGTTCTAAATCTAATCCGAACAAGGTAGCAGGTGCCATAGCCGGGGTAATCTCAAAGAACGAACAAGTAGAACTTCAGGCCATTGGCGCTGGTGCTGTGAATCAAGCAGTAAAGGCAGTTGCCATCGCTTCCAGATTCCTCAGAGAACAGGGCACTAGGGTATATATGGTCCCTGGATTTGTGGAGATTCAAATTGGCGAAGAGATGCGAACGGGGATCACCATTAAGATTGTTTCTGAGAAAGACGAAATCAAGTAA
- a CDS encoding 3-oxoacid CoA-transferase subunit B gives MDAKELIARRIAAELRDGDLVNLGIGIPTLVSNYIPAGVRLFFQSENGIIGMGPVPEKGMENIDLTNAGGQCITALPGSVTFDSAMSFSIIRGGHLDITVLGGLQVDERGILANWMVPGKMVPGMGGAMDLVTGAKRVIVAMTHTSKGNPKIVRECSLPITSNRPVDLIVTEIAVIQPTKAGLLLKEKSREVTVEEIMKLTEARLIVSDSLKDILD, from the coding sequence ATGGACGCAAAAGAACTGATCGCCAGAAGAATCGCAGCTGAACTACGGGACGGAGATTTGGTAAATCTGGGTATCGGTATACCCACTCTTGTTTCGAACTATATACCAGCAGGCGTAAGGCTATTCTTTCAGTCAGAGAACGGTATTATTGGAATGGGACCAGTTCCGGAAAAAGGTATGGAGAATATAGACCTAACCAATGCGGGCGGTCAATGTATTACAGCTCTGCCAGGTTCTGTAACCTTCGACAGCGCAATGTCGTTTTCGATTATCAGGGGCGGACATCTTGACATAACTGTATTAGGAGGTCTACAAGTTGACGAGAGAGGGATTCTAGCTAATTGGATGGTCCCCGGCAAGATGGTGCCCGGAATGGGCGGAGCCATGGATCTGGTAACTGGAGCCAAGCGTGTGATAGTTGCAATGACCCACACATCGAAGGGAAATCCGAAAATTGTCAGGGAGTGCTCACTTCCTATCACTTCAAACAGACCAGTCGATCTAATAGTGACAGAAATAGCTGTCATTCAGCCAACTAAGGCAGGACTGCTTCTCAAGGAAAAATCTAGGGAAGTTACTGTTGAAGAAATTATGAAGCTAACAGAAGCGCGATTGATAGTCAGCGATAGTCTCAAAGACATTCTTGACTGA
- a CDS encoding 2-oxoacid:acceptor oxidoreductase subunit alpha has translation MREFMLLQGDEACALGAIKAGCRFFAGYPITPATEIAETMARELPKIGGTFIQMEDEIASAAAIIGASLAGEKSMTATSGPGFSLMQEAIGYAAMTETPTVIVNVQRGGPSTGMPTKTAQGDIMQARWGTHGDHQIIAIYPSNVEEVYKYIITAFNYAELYRTPVIFLMDEILGHMRESVYLPHDSEIMEVQRVGETEMAEDDIFHPFEGDDQMLATPLVKMGKSRFHVSGLVHDESGFPVGSPSDSARLLRRLDNKIRLHSDEIVIYDEYLTEDAEILVLAYGSVARSAIKAVKMAREDKINVGLFKPVTIWPFPSTRLRQLLKKMSAVIVAEMNLGQILYEVSRLNKRGAKIEHLSKVNGELITPQEVLDAISRVKSEIMDL, from the coding sequence ATGCGTGAATTCATGCTGCTTCAGGGTGACGAAGCATGTGCACTTGGAGCAATAAAGGCTGGATGTAGGTTTTTCGCCGGCTATCCAATTACGCCAGCCACAGAAATTGCCGAGACAATGGCAAGAGAGCTTCCGAAAATAGGAGGAACTTTCATTCAGATGGAGGATGAAATTGCAAGCGCGGCAGCAATAATAGGTGCATCTCTCGCCGGTGAGAAATCAATGACTGCAACCAGTGGACCAGGTTTTTCTTTGATGCAGGAAGCGATAGGGTACGCGGCAATGACAGAGACTCCTACCGTAATAGTCAATGTACAGCGAGGCGGACCCTCAACAGGTATGCCCACAAAGACGGCTCAAGGAGATATCATGCAAGCGAGATGGGGCACTCATGGTGATCATCAGATCATTGCAATTTATCCTTCAAACGTTGAAGAAGTTTACAAGTACATAATCACTGCCTTCAACTACGCCGAATTATATAGAACGCCGGTTATCTTTCTGATGGATGAAATTCTGGGTCATATGAGGGAAAGTGTTTATCTTCCTCATGATTCAGAGATTATGGAAGTTCAAAGAGTGGGCGAGACAGAAATGGCTGAAGATGATATCTTTCATCCCTTTGAAGGTGATGATCAGATGCTGGCTACACCTCTTGTTAAGATGGGGAAGTCAAGATTTCATGTTTCCGGCCTTGTTCACGACGAATCGGGTTTCCCGGTTGGATCCCCATCTGATTCAGCCAGGCTGTTGAGAAGGCTGGACAACAAGATTAGGCTTCACAGTGATGAAATAGTCATATATGATGAGTACCTGACAGAGGATGCCGAAATACTTGTTCTCGCATACGGATCAGTTGCTAGAAGCGCAATCAAGGCCGTGAAGATGGCAAGAGAGGACAAAATCAATGTTGGACTCTTCAAACCGGTCACCATTTGGCCATTTCCGAGTACAAGACTCAGGCAGCTCCTAAAAAAGATGAGCGCCGTAATTGTTGCCGAGATGAACCTTGGGCAAATTCTCTATGAAGTATCCAGGCTAAACAAGCGTGGCGCAAAGATTGAGCATCTAAGCAAAGTTAATGGTGAATTAATAACTCCACAGGAGGTTCTCGACGCAATATCGAGAGTTAAGTCCGAGATAATGGATCTGTAG